The proteins below come from a single Leptidea sinapis chromosome 20, ilLepSina1.1, whole genome shotgun sequence genomic window:
- the LOC126970231 gene encoding protein transport protein Sec24A isoform X10, which translates to MCDLKTLPLSQLMRAVYPDLYPVHTLTHYKQDASTAPDPPRLQLSAERIDSDGAYLLDDGETMLIYVCNAVSPAFLSECLGVTAFTQLRDESRELPQVDSDYCSLLHSFVEKLNDDRPHPSNILIIRDNSPSRLQFTERLVDDRVEAAFSYYEFLQHIKNQVK; encoded by the exons ATGTGCGACCTGAAAACATTGCCGCTGTCGCAGCTGATGCGGGCCGTGTACCCGGACCTGTACCCTGTCCACACGCTCACGCACTACAAGCAAGACGCCTCCACCGCTCCCGACCCGCCCAGACTACAGCTCTCCGCTGAGAG AATAGACTCAGACGGTGCGTATCTGTTAGACGACGGTGAAACAATGCTGATCTACGTCTGCAATGCGGTGAGCCCCGCCTTCCTCTCGGAGTGCCTGGGAGTGACGGCCTTCACTCAGCTGAGGGACGAGTCCAGAGAACTGCCGCAGGTCGACTCCGACTATTGTAGCCTGCTTCACTCCTTCGTTGAGAAGCTCAATGACGACAGGCCACACCCTTCCAATATACTCATCATAAG AGATAACTCACCATCACGTCTGCAATTCACCGAGCGTCTAGTCGACGATCGAGTTGAGGCGGCCTTCTCCTACTACGAATTTTTACAGCACATCAAAAATCAAGTGAAATGA